The genomic window AAATACGTGGTTCTGTCCCGCTGAATCCCTGGGAATGCGATCCCTGGGGCTAAGTTGCAATCCGCGGGCGGTTTCGGCGTCCATTCTCAGTTTGCATCGACCCCCATGTTCGAAACGATCCAAAACGGCCTGTCGGAAGCCATGCGCAGCTTGCGCGGCAAAGCCAAGCTGAGCGAAGCGAACATGCGCGAAGGGTTGGAACTGGTCCGCACCGCGCTGTTGGAAGCCGACGTGAATTACGACGTCGCCCAGGAGTTCATCAACCGCGTCAGCGAAGATGCGGTGGGCGAGAAGGTGCTGCAAGCGCTGCGACCCACCGAGCAGCTTGTCGGCATTGTGCATCGGGAGCTCGTCAACCTGATGGGCCCGGTCGATCACTCGTTGAACATGCACGAGGGGACCAACATCCTCATGCTGTGCGGCCTGCAAGGCTCCGGCAAAACCACCACCTGCGGCAAGCTGGGCCGCTTAATTCAGCAGCGTGGCCGGCGCGTGATGTTAGTCGCCGCCGACTTGCAGCGCCCGGCAGCCATCGATCAGTTGCACGTGATCGGCGAGCAATTGGGTTTGGCCGTTTACAGTGAACGGGGCGCGCCCGATCCGGTGGTGGTGTGCCACAACGCGGTTCGCAAAGCCAAGGAGGAAGGCATCGCGGTCGTGATTCTCGATACCGCCGGCCGGTTGCACATTGACGATGAGTTGATGGAGCAACTAAAGCGGATCGACAAGCGCGTGGAGCCCGACCAAGTGCTGCTGGTGGTCGATGGCATGACGGGCCAAGACGCCGTCAACAGCGCCAAAGCCTTCAACGAGGCGCTGGAGCTGGACGGGCTGGTGATGACCAAGCTGGATGGCGATGCCCGCGGCGGCGCGGCGTTGTCGGTCAAGCAAGTCACGGGCGTGCCGATCAAATTCATCGGCACCGGCGAGCATTTGGACAACCTGGAGGAATTCCATCCGGACCGCATGGCCAGCCGCATTTTGGGCATGGGCGACATGCTTTCGCTGGTCGAAACCGCGCAGCGCGAATTCGACCAGGAAGAAATGGCCAAGGCCGAAGCGCGGATGCGCCAAGGCGAGTTCACACTGGATGATTTTCGGGCACAGATGAGCCAATTGGCCCGACCCGGCCTGATGAAAAAAATGATGGGCATGATGCCGGGCATGGGGGGATTGAACGAATTGATGGAGCAATTCGACGAGGCGGAAATCCACCGTCTAAATG from Pirellulales bacterium includes these protein-coding regions:
- the ffh gene encoding signal recognition particle protein, whose product is MFETIQNGLSEAMRSLRGKAKLSEANMREGLELVRTALLEADVNYDVAQEFINRVSEDAVGEKVLQALRPTEQLVGIVHRELVNLMGPVDHSLNMHEGTNILMLCGLQGSGKTTTCGKLGRLIQQRGRRVMLVAADLQRPAAIDQLHVIGEQLGLAVYSERGAPDPVVVCHNAVRKAKEEGIAVVILDTAGRLHIDDELMEQLKRIDKRVEPDQVLLVVDGMTGQDAVNSAKAFNEALELDGLVMTKLDGDARGGAALSVKQVTGVPIKFIGTGEHLDNLEEFHPDRMASRILGMGDMLSLVETAQREFDQEEMAKAEARMRQGEFTLDDFRAQMSQLARPGLMKKMMGMMPGMGGLNELMEQFDEAEIHRLNGMIDSMTAEERRNPGVIDQSRRRRIAAGSGVEPHEVNDLVKQFDGMASLMKEMSGLGMRDRMRKMQQLQSGGFLNPGSQLSAKKIGTGKRLTADEKRKMKKQREKELRKKKRESRN